From the Gemmatimonadaceae bacterium genome, one window contains:
- a CDS encoding ABC transporter permease: MRWPFGPDAARDAELDEEIRAHFAMAIAERIKRGESPEQATAAARREFGNVGHVKEVTRETWGGIWLERLVQDVHFTFRSLRRAPGFTAVAVLTLALAIGVNTTMFTVVNGILFRPLPFRAETELFVISHAPAGPFINGPAMFDATYAAYAPKQHSFQAITSYGRAQATMTGVGDPTRVSVSGSSDGFFAVLGVSPARGRAFSEAEYRDSSDAHVIISDGLWRDRFASRPDIVGRALDLDGVRQTIIGVMPAGFDFPSGVRIWKTAPIYPNPHRVSIRAVIGRLAPGSTPAAALSEMQSIMKGIEHQRSDLQIERSAEGVIPIRRAVVGDVRRSLLLFEGAVAFVLLIACANVANLLLMRTAARQHEITIRTALGAGRGRLTRQFLTESVIIALVGGALGVAIALGGVPALVAAAPADLLPRTHDIKIDWTVLAATAAASVFAGIVFGVAPALQSTRRALRASLAESGQASTAPRAALRSTIVILELALALVLLVGTGLMTRSFFRMRSVGLGFNPENVVTFTVDLPHARYPTAASLQDFRKRTESALRGVPNLQAVAAVNWRPMGTASIVGDFRYDDGRKPGFVVLKPCVTPDYFRVMGIRLRAGRAFADGDDEASPKVAIVSAAVANKLWPAGNAVGKRISMSDDPGPNDWITVVGVVDDIIQDGVTSQPSPAIYEPLSQITFGPFIDHLAFVARSEADPAVVEREFLGVLKAVDPLQAVQSLGTMNSLVMLSIAEPVFQMRLLALFSILAMILAAVGIYGVLASAVNERSREFGIRMALGASPAGVVHLVLRRTAALSFAGVVIGLAAAVGVTRVLTKFLFGVAPTDPLTFAVVTATLVGTAFAAAFVPARRASRVDPLTAIRHE; encoded by the coding sequence ATGAGGTGGCCATTCGGACCCGACGCCGCGCGCGACGCCGAGCTCGACGAAGAGATTCGCGCGCACTTCGCGATGGCCATCGCCGAGCGAATCAAGCGAGGCGAATCGCCTGAACAAGCAACGGCCGCCGCGCGCCGCGAGTTCGGCAACGTCGGTCACGTGAAGGAGGTGACGCGCGAGACGTGGGGTGGAATCTGGCTCGAGCGCCTCGTGCAAGACGTGCATTTCACGTTCCGATCTCTGCGCCGCGCGCCCGGGTTCACCGCCGTCGCCGTGCTGACGCTCGCCCTCGCGATCGGTGTCAACACGACGATGTTCACCGTCGTGAACGGCATCCTGTTTCGTCCTCTTCCGTTCCGCGCTGAAACCGAGTTGTTCGTGATATCGCACGCTCCCGCCGGGCCGTTCATCAATGGTCCGGCGATGTTCGATGCGACCTACGCTGCGTACGCGCCGAAGCAGCACTCGTTCCAGGCCATCACGAGTTACGGCCGCGCCCAGGCGACGATGACGGGCGTCGGCGATCCGACGCGAGTCTCGGTCTCGGGTTCCTCGGACGGGTTCTTTGCGGTGCTCGGCGTGTCGCCGGCGCGCGGGCGCGCGTTCAGTGAGGCGGAGTATCGAGACAGTTCGGACGCTCACGTCATCATCAGCGACGGCCTGTGGCGAGATCGGTTTGCGTCGCGCCCCGACATAGTCGGCCGCGCACTGGACCTCGATGGCGTGCGCCAGACGATCATCGGCGTGATGCCCGCCGGTTTCGATTTCCCGAGTGGAGTGCGCATCTGGAAAACCGCGCCGATCTATCCGAATCCGCACCGCGTTTCGATTCGAGCGGTAATCGGCCGCCTCGCCCCCGGGAGCACGCCGGCTGCGGCGCTCTCCGAGATGCAATCCATCATGAAGGGAATCGAGCACCAACGGTCCGATCTCCAGATTGAACGGTCGGCGGAGGGCGTCATCCCGATTCGCCGCGCGGTGGTCGGCGACGTCCGTCGTTCGTTGCTGCTGTTCGAGGGCGCGGTGGCGTTCGTGCTGCTGATCGCCTGCGCGAACGTCGCCAACCTTCTGCTCATGCGCACGGCGGCACGGCAACACGAGATCACGATCCGCACGGCTCTGGGCGCGGGACGCGGCAGACTGACACGACAATTTCTCACCGAAAGCGTGATCATCGCGCTCGTGGGGGGCGCGCTGGGCGTGGCGATCGCGCTCGGGGGAGTGCCGGCGCTGGTTGCGGCCGCGCCCGCGGATCTGCTCCCGCGCACGCACGACATCAAGATCGATTGGACGGTGTTGGCCGCGACCGCGGCGGCCTCGGTCTTCGCCGGAATCGTTTTCGGCGTCGCTCCGGCTCTCCAATCGACGCGACGTGCCTTGCGCGCGTCACTCGCCGAAAGCGGACAAGCATCGACGGCGCCCCGGGCCGCGCTTCGAAGCACGATCGTGATTCTGGAGTTGGCGCTGGCGCTCGTGCTCTTGGTGGGCACCGGTTTGATGACGCGCTCGTTCTTCCGAATGCGCTCCGTGGGTCTGGGATTCAACCCGGAGAACGTCGTCACGTTCACCGTCGATCTGCCGCACGCGCGCTACCCGACCGCGGCGTCTCTCCAGGATTTCCGAAAGCGAACGGAATCCGCGTTGCGCGGCGTTCCGAATCTCCAGGCGGTGGCAGCCGTCAACTGGCGGCCGATGGGCACCGCGTCGATCGTGGGCGATTTCCGGTACGACGACGGGCGAAAGCCGGGCTTCGTCGTGCTCAAGCCGTGCGTCACGCCGGACTATTTCCGCGTGATGGGAATTCGCCTGCGTGCCGGACGCGCCTTCGCTGACGGCGACGACGAGGCGTCACCGAAAGTGGCGATCGTAAGCGCCGCGGTGGCAAACAAGCTGTGGCCGGCCGGCAACGCGGTCGGCAAACGAATCAGCATGTCCGATGACCCCGGACCGAACGATTGGATCACGGTCGTCGGCGTCGTCGACGACATCATTCAGGATGGCGTGACGTCGCAACCGTCGCCCGCGATCTACGAACCCCTGTCTCAGATCACGTTTGGCCCGTTCATCGATCATCTCGCGTTCGTCGCCCGCAGCGAAGCCGATCCGGCCGTCGTCGAGCGAGAGTTTCTCGGCGTTCTGAAGGCGGTCGATCCGCTTCAAGCCGTTCAGTCGCTCGGCACCATGAACAGTCTCGTCATGCTGTCCATCGCCGAGCCGGTGTTTCAGATGCGGCTGCTCGCGTTGTTCTCGATCCTCGCGATGATTCTCGCGGCGGTCGGGATCTACGGCGTGCTCGCGTCGGCTGTGAACGAGCGCTCGCGTGAATTCGGAATTCGCATGGCGCTCGGCGCTTCGCCCGCGGGAGTCGTGCATCTGGTGCTGCGCCGGACGGCCGCATTGTCGTTCGCGGGCGTCGTCATTGGATTGGCCGCGGCAGTCGGCGTCACTCGGGTCCTCACGAAATTCTTGTTCGGCGTGGCGCCGACTGATCCCCTCACGTTTGCCGTGGTCACCGCGACGCTCGTGGGGACCGCATTCGCCGCGGCGTTCGTACCCGCGCGTCGGGCGAGCCGAGTCGATCCCCTCACGGCAATTCGGCACGAGTGA
- a CDS encoding MFS transporter, translating to MAHDPYAALRVENYRRFIVSTLTMTLSSQIQAVVVAWQIYDITRDPLSLGLMGLAEALPFIGIALFAGHVADRFSRHRISIASLGVLFACSVSLLVFNLIPGFLPRFGALPFYAVIFASGVARSFLQPARQALGAEIVERKLYANAVAWRSSTWQTAAVVGPALGGLIYGFSSPRVAYIADAVMMIVALVSFYRIDYEHRPIRDVTESIGESLGSGLRFVFKESVLLSALTLDLFSVLLGGAEALLPVFADQILHVGPQGLGLLRAAPAAGAVVASVFLAHRPPFKRAGRTLLYAVATFAVCIVGFGLSRSFGLSLALLAISGMADNVSVLIRSTLLQVLTPSEMFGRVTSVNSIFVGSSNELGAFESGVAAKLLGTVPSVVLGGLASLGVVVTIGLWVPRLRQLGRIDELTPTAPTTAPSPAPG from the coding sequence GTGGCTCACGACCCGTATGCAGCGCTCCGCGTAGAGAATTACCGGCGGTTCATCGTCTCGACCTTGACGATGACCCTGTCGTCGCAGATCCAGGCAGTCGTTGTCGCCTGGCAGATCTACGACATCACGCGCGACCCGCTATCGCTCGGCTTGATGGGCCTGGCCGAAGCGCTGCCCTTCATCGGCATCGCGCTGTTCGCCGGCCATGTCGCCGACCGATTCAGCCGGCACCGCATCTCGATCGCCTCGCTCGGCGTGCTGTTCGCGTGTTCGGTGTCGCTGCTGGTCTTCAATCTCATTCCCGGCTTTCTTCCGCGCTTCGGGGCTCTGCCCTTCTACGCGGTGATTTTCGCCAGCGGCGTCGCGCGGAGCTTCCTGCAGCCGGCGCGACAAGCACTCGGCGCCGAAATCGTCGAACGGAAGCTCTACGCGAACGCGGTCGCGTGGCGCTCGTCGACGTGGCAGACCGCGGCTGTCGTCGGTCCCGCGCTCGGGGGATTGATCTACGGCTTTTCATCACCGCGCGTCGCGTACATCGCCGACGCGGTCATGATGATCGTCGCGCTGGTGTCGTTTTATCGAATCGACTACGAGCACCGTCCGATTCGCGACGTGACCGAATCGATCGGCGAGAGCCTTGGCTCGGGTCTGCGGTTCGTGTTCAAGGAGTCGGTGCTTCTCTCCGCGCTGACGCTGGATCTGTTTTCTGTCTTGCTGGGAGGCGCCGAGGCGTTGCTGCCGGTCTTCGCAGATCAGATCTTGCACGTCGGGCCGCAGGGTCTGGGACTGCTGCGCGCCGCGCCTGCGGCGGGCGCCGTGGTGGCCTCGGTTTTTCTCGCGCATCGGCCGCCCTTCAAGCGCGCGGGTCGCACGCTGCTCTACGCCGTCGCGACGTTCGCGGTGTGCATCGTGGGGTTCGGCCTCTCGCGCAGCTTCGGGCTGTCGCTCGCGCTGCTCGCGATCAGCGGTATGGCGGACAACGTGAGCGTGCTCATTCGGTCGACGCTGCTCCAGGTGCTCACGCCGTCGGAGATGTTCGGCCGCGTGACGTCGGTGAACTCGATTTTCGTCGGCTCGTCCAACGAGCTCGGAGCGTTTGAATCCGGCGTCGCGGCGAAGCTGCTCGGGACGGTGCCGTCGGTAGTGCTGGGAGGCCTAGCGTCGCTCGGCGTGGTCGTGACGATCGGATTGTGGGTGCCGCGGCTGCGCCAGCTCGGTCGGATCGACGAGCTGACGCCGACGGCGCCGACCACCGCGCCGTCGCCGGCTCCTGGCTGA
- a CDS encoding anti-sigma factor produces MSREMTHDEAFAVLDALAFDALDGAEREAVIAHVSTCIPCREELTALRDTTAQLAYAATPSIGTAGASRQRIRSRLMARAEAEKEQIRDRSAVISSLAWRRAEWVAAAASVLLVVSVAVLAWIVRDRQALRDTLSGQAARVAAAQRTTDSLRLAVLARDSMVVAITGRDVAVMTLTKNGVNAPFARMFWDKTKNTWTFVAHDMPDLKPGRTYQLWLVTAAGAKISAGTFDPLRGEAVVRATYALARDSLAAVAVTEEASGGAQQPTTTPIIAVTAAAAGPK; encoded by the coding sequence ATGAGCCGCGAGATGACGCACGACGAAGCCTTTGCCGTGCTCGATGCGCTGGCCTTCGACGCGCTCGATGGCGCCGAACGCGAGGCGGTGATCGCGCACGTCTCGACGTGCATCCCGTGCCGCGAAGAACTGACGGCGCTCCGCGACACGACCGCACAGCTCGCGTACGCGGCGACGCCATCGATCGGAACCGCCGGCGCGAGTCGACAGCGTATTCGCTCGCGGCTCATGGCGCGTGCGGAGGCCGAGAAAGAGCAGATCCGCGACCGGTCGGCGGTCATCAGCTCGCTCGCGTGGCGCCGGGCCGAGTGGGTGGCCGCCGCGGCGAGCGTTCTGCTGGTCGTCAGCGTGGCCGTCCTTGCCTGGATCGTTCGGGATCGCCAGGCATTGCGGGATACACTGAGCGGCCAGGCGGCACGCGTGGCGGCCGCGCAGCGAACGACCGACTCGTTGCGGCTGGCGGTGCTCGCCCGGGACAGCATGGTCGTGGCGATCACCGGCCGCGACGTCGCCGTGATGACGCTGACCAAGAACGGCGTCAACGCGCCGTTCGCGCGCATGTTCTGGGACAAGACCAAGAACACTTGGACCTTCGTCGCGCACGATATGCCGGATCTGAAGCCGGGGCGGACGTATCAACTTTGGCTTGTGACCGCCGCCGGCGCGAAGATCAGCGCTGGCACCTTCGATCCGCTCCGTGGCGAAGCCGTCGTCCGCGCCACATACGCCCTCGCCCGCGACTCGCTCGCCGCCGTGGCGGTGACTGAAGAAGCGTCGGGCGGCGCCCAGCAGCCGACGACCACTCCGATCATCGCGGTAACCGCGGCGGCCGCCGGTCCAAAATAG
- a CDS encoding sigma-70 family RNA polymerase sigma factor, producing the protein MNPAPKSETYPSAMASAASSSDAGARDSTAARAAVDAELVRRMRSKDERALGTFYDRWFPVVHGVVSRMLESPDDVEDVVEEAFWQAWRQAERFEVERGSVQTWLLTIARSRALDRLRARRRLREDPLVDATASEADTSAPTAAAPSDPLADAEHAERSRIVRAALADLPAEQREALELGYFGGLSQSEIAEQTGQPLGTIKTRMRLALQKLREKLHPLREAVT; encoded by the coding sequence ATGAATCCGGCCCCGAAGTCGGAGACGTATCCCTCAGCGATGGCGAGCGCGGCCAGCTCATCCGACGCTGGCGCGCGCGATTCCACGGCGGCACGCGCCGCGGTGGACGCCGAGCTGGTGCGTCGCATGCGTTCGAAGGACGAGCGCGCGCTGGGCACGTTCTACGACCGGTGGTTTCCAGTCGTCCATGGCGTGGTGTCGCGTATGCTCGAATCGCCGGATGACGTGGAGGACGTCGTGGAAGAAGCGTTCTGGCAGGCGTGGCGACAGGCGGAGCGGTTCGAGGTCGAGCGAGGCTCGGTGCAGACGTGGCTGCTCACGATCGCCCGCAGCCGTGCCCTCGATCGCTTGCGCGCGCGTCGCCGGCTCCGTGAGGATCCGCTCGTCGACGCGACGGCGAGCGAGGCCGACACGTCGGCGCCCACGGCTGCCGCGCCGAGCGATCCGCTGGCCGACGCCGAGCACGCCGAACGAAGCCGAATCGTGCGCGCCGCCCTCGCCGATCTTCCCGCGGAGCAACGCGAGGCGCTCGAGTTGGGGTATTTCGGCGGACTGAGTCAATCCGAGATCGCCGAACAAACGGGCCAACCATTGGGCACGATCAAAACGAGGATGCGACTCGCGCTTCAAAAGCTGCGAGAGAAGTTGCATCCTCTGCGCGAGGCCGTCACATGA
- a CDS encoding PadR family transcriptional regulator, producing MGKNEPKSRIELLQGTLDMIVLQTLRWGPRHGYGIAQMIRAGSNDTLQVDTGSLYPALHRLERKKWISAEWDISENRQRVRVYKLTTAGRSQLAVERSKWEQLSQAIAGLMQPPATEGGS from the coding sequence ATGGGCAAGAACGAGCCAAAATCGCGCATCGAGCTGCTCCAAGGCACCCTCGACATGATCGTCCTGCAGACGCTGCGCTGGGGACCGCGTCACGGATATGGCATCGCCCAAATGATTCGCGCCGGCTCCAACGACACGCTGCAAGTCGACACCGGTTCGCTCTACCCCGCGCTGCATCGTCTCGAGCGAAAGAAGTGGATCAGCGCGGAGTGGGACATCTCCGAGAATCGGCAGCGCGTTCGCGTTTACAAGCTCACGACCGCGGGGCGGAGCCAGCTCGCCGTCGAACGCTCCAAGTGGGAGCAACTCTCGCAGGCGATCGCGGGCTTGATGCAGCCCCCGGCGACGGAAGGCGGATCATGA
- a CDS encoding beta-L-arabinofuranosidase domain-containing protein produces MGASQNRRDFLQNSAAAAAALTLGPLTHESRAETVASDTSGIFGPGAKEMEDKLLRARPVPLADVRVTGGPTKLAQEADAKYLLSLEPDRMMAFYRVRAGLPQKAEPYGGWDGGGRNLTGHIAGHHLSAVSLMYAATGDERFKQRAQYLVRELKEVQDKNGDGYLSALEHGRESFAQVSKGDIRPGAFDLNGLWSPWYTLHKTYAGLRDAYRFTGDKTALAVETKFAAWAEGVLAPLSDAQVQKMLLTEHGGMNEILADLYVDTGDKRWLDLSYRFEHRAFTDALKRGQDNLAGKHVNCQIPKVIGSAARYGYTGDTGDILAASTFFDRAVEHHTYATGGQGSAEYFGPADVLGSRVDGRTCESCNCYNMLKLSRRLFSFRPDPFYADFHERVLFNHVLASMDPANARMSYMVPVGRGVQQEYQNMLQSFTCCVGTGMENHALHGYGVYYESDDTAWVTQFIPSTAKLRLAGGGAQITQETSFPDGDSATLKLTLPKAAKFTLAIRRPTWAGDGFAVKVNGAPIEIPALASLRPGAAGGRLMGNEDSLPQPSSFVEISRTWKSGDTVELTLPKTVHLEATPDDKRIAAIMWGPLVLAGDLGPRRESRGEGAAGQPVPLLVAAERPVSEWVLPAAKQGDFQIKQVARPIGQPTQVEDVSLTPFYRTHERTYSVYFDVVTPTEFDARVAAVAAERERVKRLEAATVAYVRPGDSQAEPNFGYKSDPADRQVTRTNGRPSRGGTGWFSYDLAANPASPTAIVVTYFNEPGLPPVLGNFEIDVDGTSVGRFEPNRTAVGFFDARYDVPANLVQGKSKITVRFQANGNGRIAPVYGIRAVRVPEL; encoded by the coding sequence ATGGGTGCCTCTCAGAATCGTCGCGATTTCCTCCAGAATTCCGCGGCAGCGGCGGCCGCGCTCACGCTCGGCCCTCTCACGCACGAATCGCGTGCGGAGACAGTCGCGTCCGACACGTCCGGCATTTTCGGTCCGGGCGCCAAGGAGATGGAAGACAAACTCCTTCGCGCGCGGCCGGTACCACTGGCAGACGTGCGCGTCACGGGCGGACCGACGAAGCTCGCGCAGGAGGCGGACGCGAAATACCTGCTCTCGCTCGAGCCGGACCGCATGATGGCCTTCTATAGAGTGCGCGCCGGTCTGCCGCAGAAGGCCGAGCCGTACGGCGGCTGGGACGGCGGCGGGCGTAACCTCACCGGCCACATCGCCGGTCACCATCTCTCCGCCGTGAGCCTGATGTACGCCGCGACGGGTGACGAGCGATTCAAGCAACGCGCGCAGTACCTCGTGCGGGAGCTGAAGGAAGTGCAGGACAAGAACGGCGACGGCTATCTTTCCGCGCTCGAGCACGGGCGCGAATCGTTCGCGCAGGTGTCGAAGGGTGACATTCGTCCTGGCGCGTTCGACCTCAATGGCCTCTGGTCGCCGTGGTACACGCTGCACAAGACCTACGCCGGTCTGCGCGACGCGTATCGCTTCACCGGCGACAAGACCGCGCTCGCCGTCGAGACAAAATTCGCCGCGTGGGCCGAGGGCGTGCTCGCTCCGCTCTCCGACGCGCAGGTTCAGAAGATGCTCCTCACGGAGCATGGCGGCATGAACGAGATCCTCGCCGATCTCTACGTCGACACCGGCGACAAGCGGTGGCTCGACCTTTCGTATCGCTTCGAGCACCGCGCGTTCACCGACGCGCTCAAGCGCGGACAGGACAACCTCGCCGGCAAGCACGTCAACTGTCAGATCCCAAAAGTGATCGGGTCGGCCGCGCGCTACGGGTACACCGGCGACACGGGCGACATCCTCGCGGCGTCGACGTTCTTCGACCGCGCCGTCGAGCATCACACGTACGCCACCGGCGGTCAGGGGAGCGCGGAGTACTTCGGGCCGGCCGACGTCCTCGGCTCGCGCGTCGATGGACGCACGTGCGAGTCGTGCAACTGTTACAACATGCTCAAACTGTCCCGCCGGCTCTTCTCGTTCCGGCCGGATCCGTTCTACGCCGATTTCCACGAGCGCGTGCTGTTCAACCACGTGCTGGCGTCGATGGATCCGGCAAATGCGCGCATGTCGTACATGGTTCCTGTTGGCCGCGGCGTGCAGCAGGAATACCAGAACATGCTGCAGAGCTTCACCTGCTGCGTCGGCACCGGGATGGAGAACCACGCCCTGCACGGCTACGGCGTGTACTACGAGTCCGACGACACGGCGTGGGTGACCCAGTTCATCCCGTCGACCGCGAAGCTCAGGCTGGCGGGAGGGGGCGCACAGATCACTCAGGAAACGAGCTTCCCCGACGGCGATTCGGCGACGCTCAAGCTCACGCTGCCGAAGGCGGCGAAGTTCACGCTCGCCATTCGTCGGCCGACGTGGGCCGGCGACGGATTCGCGGTGAAGGTCAACGGCGCGCCGATCGAAATTCCCGCGCTCGCGAGCCTTCGCCCCGGCGCGGCCGGCGGCCGCTTGATGGGCAACGAGGATTCTCTCCCGCAACCAAGCTCGTTCGTCGAGATTTCGCGAACGTGGAAGAGCGGCGACACCGTCGAGCTCACGCTGCCAAAGACGGTTCATCTCGAAGCGACGCCCGACGACAAACGCATCGCCGCGATCATGTGGGGTCCGCTCGTATTGGCCGGCGACCTCGGTCCGCGACGAGAATCGCGCGGCGAAGGCGCGGCTGGGCAGCCGGTGCCCCTGCTCGTGGCGGCGGAGCGTCCGGTTTCGGAATGGGTTCTCCCCGCGGCCAAGCAGGGCGATTTCCAGATCAAACAAGTCGCGCGTCCGATCGGCCAACCAACGCAGGTCGAAGACGTTTCACTCACGCCGTTCTATCGCACACACGAACGGACGTACAGCGTCTACTTCGACGTCGTGACGCCGACGGAATTCGATGCGCGCGTCGCGGCTGTGGCCGCGGAGCGAGAGCGCGTGAAGCGGTTGGAAGCGGCGACCGTCGCTTACGTGCGACCGGGCGATTCGCAGGCGGAGCCGAACTTCGGCTACAAGAGCGATCCCGCCGACCGACAAGTCACGCGCACGAACGGCCGCCCGTCGCGGGGTGGAACCGGTTGGTTCTCGTACGATCTCGCCGCGAATCCGGCGTCACCGACGGCGATCGTCGTCACGTACTTCAACGAGCCCGGGCTGCCGCCGGTACTCGGCAACTTCGAGATCGACGTGGACGGAACGTCGGTGGGCAGGTTCGAACCCAACCGAACGGCGGTCGGGTTCTTCGACGCGCGCTACGATGTGCCCGCGAATCTCGTTCAGGGCAAATCGAAGATCACGGTAAGGTTCCAGGCGAACGGCAATGGACGCATCGCTCCGGTCTACGGCATCAGAGCCGTGCGGGTGCCCGAGCTCTGA